A single Streptomyces sannanensis DNA region contains:
- a CDS encoding inositol-3-phosphate synthase — MTTTHHVRTGVWFVGARGSVATTAVAGCAALAVGLHPATGLVTETAPFADCGLPPLSSLVFGGHDTADFPLPKRAEQLASGGVLPHGLPSAVAAELAAADAEIRAGGPLPGDTRDDESLIDAFAADISDFVHRLGLARAVVVNVASTEPLPGPDDPRLPASSLYAAAALRAGCSYVNFTPSTGLRTPALEAATEAAGLPHAGRDGKTGQTLLRSVLAPMFVQRALDVRAWSGSNVLGGGDGAALADPAAAAAKNAGKNRVLADTLGTVPEGEVHIDDVPALGDWKTAWDHIAFDGFLGTRMVLQTIWQGCDSALAAPLVLDLARLIARAHEAGLSGPLPELGFYFKDPDAGPASLADQHTALLAFAARLRGIR; from the coding sequence GTGACGACCACCCATCACGTACGCACCGGAGTCTGGTTCGTCGGAGCCCGCGGCTCCGTCGCCACCACGGCCGTCGCGGGGTGCGCGGCCCTCGCCGTGGGCCTCCACCCGGCGACCGGCCTGGTCACCGAGACCGCGCCGTTCGCGGACTGCGGGCTGCCTCCGCTCTCCTCCCTCGTCTTCGGCGGACACGACACCGCCGACTTCCCGCTCCCCAAACGGGCCGAGCAGCTGGCTTCGGGCGGCGTCCTGCCGCACGGACTGCCCTCCGCCGTCGCCGCGGAACTCGCGGCCGCGGACGCCGAGATCCGCGCCGGGGGCCCGCTCCCCGGGGACACCCGTGACGACGAATCCCTCATCGACGCCTTCGCCGCCGACATCTCCGATTTCGTACACCGTCTCGGTCTGGCCCGGGCCGTCGTCGTCAACGTCGCATCGACGGAACCCCTGCCCGGACCGGACGACCCCCGTCTCCCCGCCAGCTCCCTCTACGCCGCCGCCGCGCTCCGGGCCGGCTGCTCGTACGTCAACTTCACCCCCTCCACCGGGCTGCGCACCCCGGCCCTCGAGGCCGCCACCGAGGCCGCCGGACTTCCCCACGCCGGCCGCGACGGCAAGACGGGACAGACACTGCTTCGTTCCGTGCTCGCCCCGATGTTCGTGCAGCGCGCGCTGGACGTACGGGCATGGTCGGGTTCGAACGTCCTGGGGGGCGGCGACGGGGCGGCGCTCGCCGACCCGGCCGCGGCGGCGGCCAAGAACGCCGGCAAGAACCGCGTCCTCGCCGACACCCTGGGCACCGTGCCCGAGGGCGAGGTCCACATCGACGACGTGCCGGCGCTGGGAGACTGGAAGACGGCCTGGGACCACATCGCGTTCGACGGCTTCCTCGGCACGCGCATGGTCCTCCAGACGATCTGGCAGGGCTGCGATTCGGCCCTGGCGGCACCCCTGGTCCTGGACCTTGCCCGGCTCATCGCCCGCGCCCACGAGGCGGGCCTCTCCGGCCCCCTCCCCGAACTCGGCTTCTACTTCAAGGACCCCGACGCGGGACCCGCGTCCCTGGCCGACCAGCACACCGCCCTGCTCGCCTTCGCCGCACGCCTGCGGGGCATACGGTGA
- a CDS encoding TatD family hydrolase, with protein MRIFDPHIHMTSRTTDDYEAMYAAGVRALVEPSFWLGQPRTSPAAFLDYFDSLLGWEPFRAAQYGIAHHCTIALNPKEANDPRCTPVLDELPRYLVKDNVVAVGEIGYDSMTPAEDTALAAQLQLAADHGLPALVHTPHRDKLAGLRRTLDVVRESALPPDRVLLDHLNETTVKEAAASGCWLGFSIYPDTKMDEERMVAVLKAHGTEKVLVNSAADWGRSDPLKTRKVGDAMLRAGFTEDDVDQVLWRNPVAFYGIGGRLRLDITDPGATHEGNSILRGGA; from the coding sequence ATGCGCATCTTCGACCCCCACATCCATATGACCTCCCGTACCACCGACGACTACGAGGCGATGTACGCCGCGGGGGTGCGCGCCCTCGTCGAGCCCTCCTTCTGGCTGGGCCAGCCCCGCACGTCGCCCGCCGCCTTCCTCGACTACTTCGACTCCCTCCTCGGCTGGGAGCCCTTCCGGGCCGCCCAGTACGGCATCGCGCACCACTGCACGATCGCCCTCAACCCCAAGGAGGCCAACGATCCCCGCTGCACCCCCGTCCTGGACGAACTGCCCCGCTATCTCGTCAAGGACAACGTCGTCGCCGTCGGCGAGATCGGCTACGACTCCATGACCCCGGCGGAGGACACCGCGCTCGCCGCCCAGCTCCAGCTCGCCGCCGACCACGGCCTGCCGGCCCTCGTCCACACCCCGCACCGGGACAAGCTCGCCGGTCTGCGCCGCACCCTCGACGTGGTCCGTGAATCCGCGCTGCCCCCCGACCGGGTCCTGCTCGACCACCTCAACGAGACGACCGTGAAGGAAGCGGCCGCGAGCGGCTGCTGGCTCGGCTTCTCCATCTATCCCGACACCAAGATGGACGAGGAACGCATGGTCGCCGTCCTCAAGGCGCACGGCACCGAGAAGGTCCTGGTCAACTCGGCCGCGGACTGGGGAAGGAGCGACCCCCTCAAGACCCGCAAGGTCGGCGACGCGATGCTGAGGGCAGGTTTCACCGAGGACGACGTCGACCAGGTGCTGTGGCGCAACCCGGTCGCCTTCTACGGCATCGGCGGCCGACTGCGCCTCGACATCACCGACCCGGGCGCCACCCACGAGGGCAACTCGATCCTCCGCGGCGGGGCATGA
- a CDS encoding nucleotide pyrophosphatase/phosphodiesterase family protein has translation MNQYRARTEDHPKDGPDSRPGHPTPLLVIDVVGLTPRLLDHMPRLRALGVSGSRAPLGTVLPAVTCAAQSTFLTGALPAEHGIVGNGWYFRELGEVLLWRQHNGLVSGDKIWDAARRAHPGYTVANICWWYAMGADTDITVTPRPVYYADGRKEPDCYTRPPALHDELTEKFGTFPLFHFWGPGADIVSSRWIVDATRHINRTRRPDLTLCYLPHLDYDLQRHGPDDPRSHRAAADLDAVLAPLLDDARAEGRTVVALSEYGITRVSRPVDINRALRRAGLLEVHTQDGMEYLDPMASRAFAVADHQLAHVYVRRTEDLAATREALAGLPGIAELLDDEGKKNHGLDHPRSGELVAVAEPDAWFTYYYWLDDDRAPDFAQLVEIHRKPGYDPVELFMDPLDPYVRLKAAAALARKKLGMRYRMAVVPLDPSPVRGSHGRLPESDDEGPLILCSTPHAVSGRVAATEVKSLLLHLAGISGIH, from the coding sequence ATGAACCAGTACCGGGCCCGGACCGAGGACCACCCGAAGGACGGGCCCGACAGCCGTCCCGGGCACCCCACCCCGCTGCTCGTCATCGATGTCGTCGGCCTCACCCCCCGGCTCCTCGACCACATGCCCCGCCTCAGGGCACTCGGCGTGTCGGGCTCCCGCGCCCCGCTCGGCACCGTGCTGCCCGCCGTCACCTGCGCCGCCCAGTCCACCTTCCTCACCGGTGCCCTGCCCGCCGAGCACGGCATCGTCGGCAACGGCTGGTACTTCCGCGAACTCGGCGAGGTCCTGCTGTGGCGCCAGCACAACGGACTCGTCTCCGGCGACAAGATCTGGGACGCCGCCCGCAGGGCCCATCCCGGCTACACCGTCGCGAATATCTGCTGGTGGTACGCCATGGGCGCGGACACCGACATCACCGTCACCCCCCGTCCCGTCTACTACGCCGACGGCCGCAAGGAACCCGACTGCTACACCCGGCCGCCCGCCCTCCACGACGAACTCACCGAGAAGTTCGGCACCTTCCCCCTGTTCCACTTCTGGGGCCCGGGCGCCGACATCGTCTCCTCACGCTGGATCGTCGACGCGACCCGCCACATCAACCGCACCCGCCGGCCCGATCTGACTCTCTGCTACCTCCCGCACCTCGACTACGACCTCCAGCGTCACGGCCCCGACGACCCCCGCTCCCACCGGGCCGCCGCCGACCTCGACGCCGTCCTCGCCCCACTCCTCGACGACGCCCGAGCCGAGGGCCGTACCGTCGTCGCGCTGTCCGAGTACGGCATCACCCGCGTGTCCCGTCCCGTCGACATCAACCGCGCCCTGCGCCGCGCCGGCCTGCTGGAGGTCCACACCCAGGACGGCATGGAGTATCTCGACCCCATGGCCTCCCGCGCCTTCGCCGTCGCCGACCACCAGCTCGCCCATGTCTATGTACGCCGTACCGAGGACCTCGCCGCCACCCGCGAAGCCCTCGCCGGCCTCCCCGGCATCGCCGAACTCCTCGACGACGAGGGCAAGAAGAACCACGGGCTCGACCACCCCCGCTCCGGCGAACTCGTCGCCGTGGCCGAGCCCGACGCCTGGTTCACGTACTACTACTGGCTCGACGACGACCGAGCCCCCGACTTCGCGCAGCTCGTCGAGATCCACCGCAAACCCGGCTACGACCCCGTCGAGCTGTTCATGGACCCCCTCGACCCGTACGTACGCCTGAAGGCAGCCGCCGCGCTCGCCCGCAAGAAGCTCGGCATGCGCTACCGCATGGCGGTCGTCCCCCTCGACCCCTCGCCTGTGCGCGGCAGCCACGGCCGCCTCCCCGAGAGCGACGACGAAGGTCCGCTCATCCTGTGCTCCACCCCCCACGCCGTGTCCGGCCGCGTCGCGGCCACCGAAGTGAAGTCCCTGCTTCTGCACCTCGCCGGAATCTCCGGAATCCACTGA
- the eboE gene encoding metabolite traffic protein EboE: MRFRHPDGSTVHLAYCTNVHPAETLDGVLAQLRDHCEPVRRRLGRDRLGIGLWLAKDAARALTDDPASLRGLRAELDRRGLEVVTLNGFPYEGFGAEQVKYRVYKPDWTDPERLTYTADLARLLAALLPDDATEGSVSTLPLAWRTGYDDAAAVTAHAALTTLAERLDALEELTGKSIRVGLEPEPGCIVETVADALGPLAALASPRLGVCVDTCHLATSFEDPATAFAALATARVPVVKAQLSAALHAEHPHLPEVREALTAFAEPRFLHQTRTSTAAGPRGTDDLGEALSGETLPDASPWRAHFHVPLHAPPAPPLTSTLDVLREALTRLVGGPAPRTRHLEVETYTWQALPPELRPRTRDQLADGIAAELTLARDLLTDLGLKELP, encoded by the coding sequence ATGCGCTTCCGCCACCCGGACGGCTCCACCGTCCATCTCGCGTACTGCACCAATGTGCACCCGGCCGAGACCCTCGACGGTGTACTCGCCCAGCTGCGCGACCACTGCGAGCCGGTCCGCAGACGCCTCGGCCGGGACAGGCTCGGTATCGGCCTCTGGCTGGCCAAGGACGCCGCACGGGCCCTGACCGACGACCCGGCGTCCCTGCGGGGCCTCCGCGCCGAACTCGACCGCCGTGGCCTCGAAGTCGTCACCCTCAACGGCTTCCCGTACGAGGGGTTCGGCGCCGAACAGGTCAAGTACCGCGTGTACAAGCCGGACTGGACCGACCCGGAACGGCTCACGTACACCGCGGACCTGGCCCGGCTGCTGGCCGCGCTGCTCCCCGACGACGCCACCGAGGGCAGCGTCTCCACCCTGCCGCTGGCCTGGCGCACCGGCTATGACGACGCGGCGGCCGTCACCGCCCACGCCGCACTCACCACCCTGGCCGAACGCCTCGACGCGCTGGAGGAACTCACCGGGAAATCCATCCGCGTCGGCCTGGAGCCCGAACCCGGCTGCATCGTCGAGACCGTCGCCGACGCCCTCGGCCCGCTGGCCGCCCTCGCTTCCCCGCGCCTCGGCGTCTGTGTGGACACCTGCCATCTCGCCACCTCCTTCGAAGACCCCGCGACCGCGTTCGCCGCGCTCGCCACCGCCCGTGTCCCCGTCGTCAAGGCACAGCTGTCCGCCGCCCTGCACGCCGAACACCCCCACCTGCCGGAGGTGCGCGAGGCCCTGACGGCGTTCGCCGAGCCCCGTTTCCTCCATCAGACCCGCACCTCCACCGCCGCCGGGCCGCGCGGCACCGACGACCTCGGCGAAGCGCTCTCCGGTGAGACACTGCCCGACGCCTCACCCTGGCGCGCCCACTTCCATGTCCCCCTGCACGCCCCGCCCGCCCCGCCGCTCACCTCCACCCTCGACGTGCTCCGGGAGGCCCTGACCCGTCTCGTCGGCGGACCGGCCCCGCGCACCCGCCACCTCGAGGTCGAGACCTACACCTGGCAGGCCCTCCCGCCCGAGCTGCGCCCCCGCACCAGGGACCAGCTCGCCGACGGCATCGCCGCGGAACTCACCCTCGCCCGTGACCTCCTGACCGACCTCGGCCTCAAGGAACTCCCATGA
- a CDS encoding family 16 glycoside hydrolase — MHRRRPRTRNALALLAGALLTLGVLPATTSAAEPAPATAGATAAAEKFEQVTLAKGADEVGEPMSLAVLPDRSVLHTSRNGELRITDSAGNTRVAGTIPVYTHDEEGLQGIGVDPKFNENRFIYLYYAPPLDTPAGDAPDQGTEADFAKFDGVNRLSRFVLRPDGTLDNASEKKILDVPATRGICCHVGGDIDFDAQGNLYLSTGDDSNPFASDGYTPIDDRPGRNPAYDARRTSGNTNDLRGKILRIKVNDDGSYSVPAGNLFAPGTGKTRPEIYAMGFRNPFRFSVDKPTGILYVGDYGPDAGAADPKRGPAGQVEFARVTKPGNYGWPFCTGNNDPYIDYDFATKVSGDTYDCAALKNDSPYNTGLVDLPPAQPAWIPYDGGSVPEFGSGSESPMGGPVYRYDANSASPVKFPESYDGDFFAGEFGRRWIKRIEQSADGAVQSINAFPWTGTQVMDMSFGPDGALYVLDYGTAWFGGNEDSALYRIDNVTSGRSPVAEASADKTSGQAGLRVRFSSKGTKDADGDPLTYSWDFGDGGTSTLADPAHTYKQNGTYTATLTAKDPSGLTGSASVRIVVGNTAPKVTLQLPGDGQLFSFGDEIPFKVRVTDPEDGDAIDCAKVKVTYVLGHDSHGHPVTSANGCTGTIKTSADGGHDPNANIFGVFNAEYTDGGGGGQATLSGHDHAALQPKQRQAEHYTTSSGVNKIDKAAAHGGRTVGDIHNGDWIAFTPYRIGDAKLLTARVSSGGVGGTLEVRAGAPDGQLVGSATVPVTGGWEKFQDVAAGISKPPTGTTTLYLVFKGPDTGALYDIDDFTFTTGPRNNGYTSLFDGKTKDGWKQAGPGSFTVADGALHTEGGMGMLWYEKEFASYSLKLDWKVAGDDNSGVFVGFPASDDPWSAVNKGYEIQIDATDAPDRTTGAVYSFQSADIKARDKALRPPGEWNSYEIRVEGERLRVYLNGTLINDFTNSEPVRSLRQGHIGLQNHGPGDEVSFRNIRIKELP; from the coding sequence CTGCACAGAAGACGGCCCAGAACCCGGAACGCACTCGCACTCCTCGCCGGCGCCCTGCTCACCCTCGGGGTCCTGCCGGCCACGACATCCGCCGCCGAACCCGCACCGGCCACCGCCGGGGCGACGGCGGCCGCCGAGAAGTTCGAGCAGGTCACGCTCGCCAAGGGAGCCGACGAGGTCGGCGAGCCCATGTCGCTGGCCGTGCTCCCCGACCGCAGCGTGCTGCACACCTCGCGCAACGGCGAGCTGCGCATCACCGACAGCGCGGGCAACACGCGCGTCGCCGGCACGATCCCCGTCTACACGCATGACGAGGAAGGCCTCCAGGGCATCGGCGTCGACCCGAAGTTCAACGAGAACCGCTTCATCTACCTCTACTACGCGCCCCCGCTGGACACCCCCGCCGGCGACGCGCCCGACCAGGGCACCGAAGCCGACTTCGCCAAGTTCGACGGCGTCAACCGGCTCTCGCGGTTCGTCCTCCGCCCGGACGGCACCCTCGACAACGCCAGCGAGAAGAAGATCCTCGACGTCCCCGCGACCCGCGGCATCTGCTGCCATGTCGGCGGCGACATCGACTTCGACGCGCAGGGCAATCTGTATCTGTCCACCGGCGACGACTCCAACCCCTTCGCCTCCGACGGCTACACGCCCATCGACGACCGGCCGGGCCGCAATCCCGCGTACGACGCCCGCCGAACCTCGGGCAACACCAATGACCTGCGCGGCAAGATCCTCCGGATCAAGGTGAACGACGACGGCTCGTACTCCGTCCCGGCCGGCAACCTCTTCGCGCCGGGGACCGGGAAGACCCGGCCCGAGATCTATGCCATGGGCTTTCGCAACCCCTTCCGGTTCAGCGTCGACAAGCCCACCGGCATCCTCTACGTCGGTGACTACGGGCCCGACGCGGGCGCGGCCGACCCCAAGCGGGGTCCGGCCGGGCAGGTCGAGTTCGCCCGGGTGACCAAGCCCGGCAACTACGGCTGGCCGTTCTGCACCGGCAACAACGACCCCTACATCGACTACGACTTCGCGACGAAGGTGTCCGGCGACACCTACGACTGTGCCGCGCTCAAGAACGACTCGCCGTACAACACCGGGCTCGTCGACCTGCCGCCCGCGCAGCCGGCCTGGATCCCCTACGACGGCGGATCCGTACCCGAGTTCGGTTCGGGGTCGGAGTCGCCCATGGGCGGACCTGTCTACCGATATGACGCGAATTCGGCTTCCCCGGTGAAGTTCCCGGAATCGTACGACGGCGACTTCTTCGCGGGGGAGTTCGGCCGGCGCTGGATCAAGCGCATCGAGCAGTCGGCGGACGGCGCGGTGCAGTCCATCAATGCCTTCCCCTGGACCGGGACACAGGTGATGGACATGTCGTTCGGACCGGACGGGGCGCTGTACGTGCTCGACTACGGCACCGCCTGGTTCGGAGGCAACGAGGACTCCGCCCTCTACCGCATCGACAACGTCACCAGCGGGCGCTCCCCGGTCGCCGAGGCCTCCGCGGACAAGACCTCCGGCCAGGCCGGACTGCGTGTCCGGTTCTCGTCCAAGGGCACCAAGGACGCGGACGGCGACCCGCTCACGTACTCCTGGGACTTCGGTGACGGCGGCACGTCCACCCTGGCCGACCCCGCCCACACGTACAAGCAGAACGGCACCTACACCGCCACCCTCACCGCCAAGGACCCCTCGGGGCTTACCGGTTCGGCGAGCGTACGCATCGTCGTGGGCAACACCGCTCCCAAGGTGACCCTCCAACTCCCGGGCGACGGCCAGCTGTTCTCCTTCGGCGACGAGATCCCCTTCAAGGTCCGCGTCACGGACCCGGAGGACGGCGACGCCATCGACTGTGCCAAGGTCAAGGTGACGTACGTTCTCGGCCACGACAGCCATGGCCACCCGGTCACTTCCGCCAACGGCTGCACCGGCACCATCAAGACCTCCGCGGACGGCGGCCACGACCCCAACGCCAATATCTTCGGGGTCTTCAACGCCGAGTACACGGACGGCGGAGGCGGCGGCCAGGCCACGCTCTCCGGCCATGACCACGCCGCGCTCCAGCCCAAGCAGCGCCAGGCCGAGCACTACACCACGTCCTCCGGCGTCAATAAGATCGACAAGGCGGCGGCGCACGGCGGCAGGACAGTCGGCGACATCCACAACGGCGACTGGATCGCCTTCACGCCGTACCGCATCGGCGACGCCAAGCTGCTGACCGCGCGCGTCTCCTCGGGCGGTGTCGGCGGCACCCTGGAGGTGCGGGCCGGGGCGCCGGACGGACAGCTCGTCGGCTCCGCGACCGTGCCGGTGACCGGCGGCTGGGAGAAATTCCAGGACGTCGCGGCCGGGATCAGCAAGCCGCCGACCGGGACCACCACCCTCTACCTCGTCTTCAAGGGGCCTGACACCGGGGCGCTCTACGACATCGACGACTTCACCTTCACCACTGGGCCGCGCAACAACGGCTACACCTCCCTCTTCGACGGGAAGACGAAGGACGGCTGGAAGCAGGCCGGGCCCGGCTCCTTCACCGTCGCGGACGGGGCGCTGCACACCGAGGGCGGCATGGGAATGCTCTGGTACGAGAAGGAATTCGCCTCGTACTCGCTGAAGCTCGACTGGAAGGTCGCCGGCGACGACAACTCCGGCGTCTTCGTGGGCTTCCCGGCCTCCGACGACCCCTGGTCCGCGGTGAACAAGGGCTACGAGATCCAGATCGACGCCACGGACGCCCCGGACCGTACGACCGGAGCCGTCTACAGCTTCCAGTCCGCCGACATCAAGGCGCGGGACAAGGCCCTGCGGCCGCCGGGGGAGTGGAATTCGTACGAGATCCGGGTCGAGGGCGAGCGGCTGCGCGTCTACCTCAACGGCACGCTCATCAACGACTTCACCAACAGCGAACCGGTCCGCAGCCTGCGCCAGGGACACATCGGCCTGCAGAACCACGGACCGGGCGACGAGGTCTCCTTCCGCAACATCCGGATCAAGGAGCTTCCCTAG
- a CDS encoding SCO3242 family prenyltransferase, with translation MSALAAWAELLRVSALVTVPGDALAGAASVGLRPNRRTALAVGASLCLYEVGMALNDWADRDEDALDRPHRPIPSGRIAPGAALAAAGTLTAAGLTLAARAGRPALATATALAATVWAYDLHLKHTGLGPPTMAAARALDLLLGAAATAYRAPGAATGPAGTAGRPMRQALPHAALLGAHTYAVTTISRHEAHGGPSAVPLAALAATSALGAIAARTRAARNRPSAVLARPGRGRGTQSPSGPRTVGPGAQPLTWRSCISTLPRRGGTGELLRPPPAPPASHNPALRTAHWAAEQFATPAGIAAAAYLHTAAKPYLHAALNPSPPLTQRAVGSGIKAMIPLQAALAARAGAAGTGAVLLALAPLARRLARKVSPT, from the coding sequence GTGAGCGCCCTCGCGGCCTGGGCCGAGCTCCTGCGGGTCTCCGCCCTGGTCACCGTGCCCGGCGACGCCCTGGCCGGCGCCGCCTCGGTGGGCCTGCGCCCGAACCGCCGCACCGCGCTCGCCGTCGGCGCCTCGCTCTGCCTGTACGAGGTGGGCATGGCCCTCAACGACTGGGCCGACCGCGACGAGGACGCCCTGGACCGTCCGCACCGTCCGATCCCCTCCGGCCGCATCGCCCCGGGCGCAGCCCTGGCCGCGGCGGGCACCCTGACCGCGGCGGGCCTCACGCTGGCCGCCCGCGCCGGCCGCCCGGCCCTGGCGACGGCAACGGCCCTGGCGGCGACGGTCTGGGCGTACGACCTGCACCTCAAGCACACCGGTCTCGGACCGCCCACCATGGCCGCGGCCCGCGCCCTGGACCTCTTGCTGGGCGCAGCTGCCACCGCGTACCGCGCCCCCGGGGCCGCCACGGGGCCCGCAGGGACTGCCGGGCGGCCCATGCGGCAAGCGCTGCCGCACGCCGCGTTACTCGGTGCGCACACGTATGCGGTCACCACGATCTCGCGCCACGAGGCACACGGCGGCCCATCCGCAGTGCCTCTGGCAGCCCTGGCAGCCACCTCGGCACTCGGGGCGATCGCCGCCCGCACGCGCGCGGCGCGGAACCGGCCGTCTGCCGTCCTCGCCCGCCCGGGCAGGGGCCGGGGGACGCAGTCCCCGTCGGGCCCACGCACCGTCGGCCCTGGGGCGCAGCCCCTCACGTGGCGGAGCTGCATATCGACACTGCCGAGAAGGGGAGGGACCGGGGAACTCCTCCGCCCGCCACCCGCACCGCCGGCCTCGCACAACCCAGCACTCCGCACCGCCCACTGGGCCGCCGAACAGTTCGCCACCCCGGCCGGCATCGCCGCCGCCGCTTACCTGCACACCGCCGCCAAGCCGTACCTCCACGCCGCCCTCAACCCCTCGCCGCCCCTCACCCAGCGCGCCGTGGGCAGCGGGATCAAGGCCATGATCCCGCTCCAGGCGGCCCTGGCCGCCCGCGCCGGGGCGGCCGGAACCGGCGCCGTGCTCCTGGCACTCGCCCCGCTCGCCCGCCGCCTCGCCCGGAAGGTGAGCCCCACATGA
- a CDS encoding sugar phosphate isomerase/epimerase family protein, with amino-acid sequence MNTPRYGYGTNGLTDLRLDDALVLLADLGYDGVGLTLDHMHLDPLAPDLPTRTRALARRLDRLGLGVTVETGARYVLDPRRKHGPSLLDADPDARAARVRLLIRAVEVAADLGAHAVHCFSGITPEATTPDTAWKRLAEALAPVLAAARAHGIPLAVEPEPGHLLATLSDFHHLRSLLGDPEHLGLTLDIGHCQCLEPEPPAACVRAAAPWLRHVQIEDMRRGVHEHLPFGEGEIDFPPVLRALADTGYQGLTVVELPRHSHAGPELAERSLRFLRAAQAAGGAT; translated from the coding sequence ATGAACACACCCCGCTACGGCTACGGCACCAACGGCCTCACCGACCTCCGACTCGACGACGCCCTCGTCCTCCTCGCCGACCTCGGCTACGACGGAGTCGGGCTGACCCTCGACCACATGCATCTCGACCCGCTCGCCCCGGACCTTCCCACCCGCACCCGTGCACTCGCCCGCCGGCTGGACCGACTGGGTCTCGGCGTCACCGTCGAGACGGGCGCGCGCTATGTACTCGACCCGCGCCGCAAGCACGGCCCCTCCCTCCTGGACGCCGACCCGGACGCCCGTGCCGCCCGCGTCCGCCTCCTGATCCGCGCCGTAGAGGTCGCCGCGGACCTGGGCGCCCACGCCGTCCACTGCTTCAGCGGCATCACCCCCGAGGCCACCACACCCGACACCGCCTGGAAACGCCTCGCCGAGGCCCTCGCCCCGGTCCTTGCCGCGGCCCGGGCCCACGGCATTCCGCTCGCCGTCGAACCGGAACCGGGCCATCTCCTCGCCACCCTCTCCGACTTCCACCACCTCCGCTCCCTCCTCGGCGATCCCGAACACCTCGGGCTCACCCTCGACATCGGTCACTGCCAGTGCCTGGAGCCGGAGCCGCCCGCCGCGTGCGTGCGCGCGGCGGCGCCCTGGCTGCGGCATGTCCAGATCGAGGACATGCGCCGCGGGGTGCACGAACACCTCCCGTTCGGGGAGGGGGAAATCGACTTCCCGCCCGTACTGCGGGCACTGGCCGACACCGGCTACCAGGGCCTGACCGTCGTCGAACTGCCCCGCCACTCCCACGCGGGACCCGAACTCGCCGAGCGCTCCCTGCGCTTTCTGCGCGCCGCACAAGCTGCTGGAGGTGCCACATGA
- a CDS encoding EboA domain-containing protein — MTTADAQMSALHDRLTAHLPAAARAWLGHALAEAEAGTPAWEARFAEAGRRCGSDDAAEAARVLLLHTARPDAATTTRLYTRGTADERRAVLNALPHVALAPYTGVALLEDALRTNDTRLVAAAVGPYAATHLDPHGWRHAVLKCLFTGVPAGAVEGLARRARGDAELARMLTDYAAERTAADRPVPEDLHRVLALTGEAEES, encoded by the coding sequence ATGACCACCGCCGACGCACAGATGTCCGCCCTGCACGACCGCCTGACGGCACACCTCCCGGCCGCCGCCCGCGCCTGGCTCGGCCATGCCCTGGCGGAGGCCGAAGCCGGAACCCCTGCCTGGGAGGCGCGCTTCGCCGAAGCCGGCCGCCGATGCGGGTCGGACGACGCCGCGGAGGCGGCCCGCGTCCTGCTCCTCCACACGGCGCGCCCCGACGCGGCCACCACGACCCGGCTCTACACCCGCGGCACCGCCGACGAACGCCGCGCCGTACTGAACGCCCTGCCCCATGTCGCCCTCGCCCCGTATACCGGGGTCGCGCTGCTCGAGGACGCCCTGCGCACCAACGACACCCGGCTGGTCGCCGCGGCCGTCGGCCCGTACGCCGCCACCCACCTGGACCCGCACGGCTGGCGGCACGCCGTCCTCAAGTGCCTGTTCACCGGGGTTCCGGCAGGCGCCGTCGAGGGGCTGGCGCGCCGTGCCCGGGGAGACGCCGAGCTGGCCCGGATGCTCACCGACTACGCGGCCGAACGCACCGCCGCCGACCGCCCCGTCCCCGAAGACCTGCACCGCGTACTGGCCCTGACCGGCGAGGCAGAGGAGTCCTGA